The Zerene cesonia ecotype Mississippi chromosome 9, Zerene_cesonia_1.1, whole genome shotgun sequence DNA window GCCGTCATCATTTTGAGTAACTTCAGATTGTTCTGGTTCTTCATCATCCCCAGCCGAGTCTTGAACTATCATATCTTCCATTGCCGGAGAGTCCTCGTTCTCAGGTTCTATAGAGCTTTCAGTACGTCTTGTCCTTTTGGTTGGAGTTTTCGTATCAGTACCACTCAAATCAAACTTATATGTAGCAGGATCATGTCCTTGTTCTTGTAAAtgctaaaacatttaattaaattaaaattgatatataacattaaagtgagaattaagttatattatttattaatttttattgcctTGGATAGTCGCTGGATTAACACGCTGCGTATGCCGCTTTTATCTAGGTTACGCTTCTCTAACTCCGCGCGCAAATCTATAACTCTTAATTCTTCTAATGATTTTTTTCGGTCCGACATCGTATGatgttatttttgaatgtCTATTATTATCTGGTATGTAATTTGAAAGTGATCTTTATTTACAACCACTCAGAATATTTCACCACCATTCAGTAAAGGTAGCCAAAATGGCGGTTTtgctcaataaaaaatacttacggtctacagataatataaactataaaccaATATTAGTGCATTCGAGCGAATGTGAGTGAGCGGTATTAGTGACACGTTGCACTCACATTCGCTGGATAACCCACTAGCGTAGGACcgagtaattattttttttttcaaataatgcaTTACGTATGTGCTTTTGATAAGCTTAAATAAGCTTTAAATTGCACTTACAGACTCGTGCTGCGTGCAGAATAATTTGCATGTTCGTCAATCGCCTCGCTATATGCACGAATGAAAACGAAAATTGCGGTATTATTCTTacgataaaaatgttttattaggtaggtaggtaaatatatatattacggtAGGTAACCTACCTACCGTGAATACAAAGGACCGTGATTCTGTCACATATCAACGATATTACCTATTCTGTGGCTGTCACATGACATATagaaaattcaaaacaattcTTTATACACTTGTACAGCTTTTCTTTTCAGATTTGCAAAATTTGATTGATGtcgtttattgtaattgaggATAGTCGTaattggaataataaatagtgcAGTACTTATAAACACTCACagcacatattataataatttaatattgaatcacTTTAAAATGGTTACTGGTAAGTaacagaaattattaaattaaattcttcctTGTTGCAACGGAATTCCAGTTCACCACCAACCTTGTATACTCGGACTAATAAAAGTTGTGTTTCAATTCCAGAATCAGTTTGCGAAATGGAAACAATAAATGACTTGTTGGACAAAATGACTTTGCGTCAGTTACATTTAATGGAAGATAAGATGAGAAGTGAAGTGAATATTGAAACCAGTATAAATAATGGCTGTTTTCATTTAGCAAAATCACGATATATTATGGGTCAAACATCTGTAAGCAAGGAGAGACTTCCTATGGAAGCGAGTGCAGAGTTTTCAGCATCAACACAGTGTGAAACTGTTGAAGAAGATAATacgaaacaatttaaaattattgaaaataattccaATACTGTGAATCCAATGCATTGGTTTGGAGTTTTAGTTCCTCAGAACTTACATAAAGCAAAAAGCATTTTTCAAAATACTCTTAATTTTGTTGTGGAATGTGCTAACATTCAAATACAGTTATTAGAGAATTTGAACAACATAATGCTTTTGAAAAGCTATAAGGATGCAGTTAAATCAACATAGGTAAGATCCGAGTTTCCCAATTATTTAGCAAATTTCGTAGAAGTGattgaaacaattatattattattcaaatgtcaaatatatttattgcagaTTTAAATGTTTAGCAGAGAAGATGGAAGACtatagaaacatttattttattaattataaagaaagtgAAGTGTAGTGTATGAACATAATGATAGAAGAACTTTAACCAGTCtgtaagataatttaattaatgttttattatatctttcagatgacttatttattgtttaaacttAATTCAAAAGTATTGTTAACTCAGGGCATACCTAACATAGATATGTAACTAGTTGTACCtatgttaacatttttttttgtactaagCTACTTATAAACAACTAATTACAATATGTACCCACTACGGAGTTCTTTTGTCTATTTCTTATCAGGCATAAATAACTTGACTTATATATTATCACCatagcacatttatttttaataaatggattatatttttgagatatatacatatatgttcaAGTTCAAGTTGCAAGTTGTTAAACtattgattcttggacatgccggtttcctcacaatgtttgaGCATTGGTGATATttcacatgcgcagataaattaaaaagtataacagtggtgaggacctcagACTTAAAATCAACAAGTCGGGGTTTAAGACCATGCAAGCTTGTAGgaaattactatataatagtgatgaaataaaatatgtttcataaattaaaattggtttaatgatttaatttacatctaataataatttacgcttaaatataataaaacaaggaacattattaatactcttattgtaaaatacatataaattataaacataaattaataaaaaaatacaaaagtatatttaatataagataattgtgctaaatttcattgataacataattgttatagtaatatatttgtgCTCAATAAAAGTAGCCATGACTAGACACAATGAGCTTAATTTTTTGGAAACAGTTCATaacaatttgatttataatccttaaaaataaacaaatcaaacatttttaaccaATTACTGACAACACCTTAGTTTGCAAATGTAAACCTTATTT harbors:
- the LOC119828877 gene encoding coiled-coil domain-containing protein 115-like, with amino-acid sequence MVTESVCEMETINDLLDKMTLRQLHLMEDKMRSEVNIETSINNGCFHLAKSRYIMGQTSVSKERLPMEASAEFSASTQCETVEEDNTKQFKIIENNSNTVNPMHWFGVLVPQNLHKAKSIFQNTLNFVVECANIQIQLLENLNNIMLLKSYKDAVKST